From the Saccharobesus litoralis genome, one window contains:
- a CDS encoding TRAP transporter large permease codes for MVIAVLFISLLLLIVLGVPVAFALIVSSLLAVIVDGQLPDLVVLHRMVGGMNSFPLLSIPFFVFAGALMNSTGITQRIFDFANALVGWLRGGLGHVNVGASVLFAGMSGAAVADAGGLGAIEVKAMREKGYDAGFAVGVTAASSTIGPIIPPSLPIIIYGVMAGASIGQLFAAGLIPGLLMALALMAMIAWYAKKRNYPKDHAFSVSNCTTTFQRAFLSLMTPAIIIGGILFGIFTATEAAIAATAYALFLGTVVYKSLTFKKFVALSIETIETTSIIMLIIAGASIFSWVLTTQHVTEDFTQWMLGFTDNKIMILILITLILFVVGCFMETIAAITILTPVLLPIAISLGIDPVHFGVVMVLNLMIGLLTPPVGMVLYVLSRVTKVPFETCAKATIPFLIPLVLVLILVTFIPQLTLWLPSLLY; via the coding sequence ATGGTTATTGCGGTTTTATTTATCTCACTATTATTGTTGATCGTATTAGGCGTGCCGGTCGCGTTTGCACTAATCGTTTCGTCCTTACTGGCTGTTATCGTTGACGGCCAATTGCCTGATCTAGTGGTATTGCATCGTATGGTAGGCGGCATGAACAGTTTTCCTTTGCTGTCCATCCCCTTCTTTGTGTTTGCCGGTGCATTAATGAATTCAACCGGTATAACCCAACGTATTTTTGACTTTGCCAATGCATTAGTTGGCTGGTTACGCGGTGGTTTAGGCCATGTAAATGTTGGCGCTTCTGTCTTATTTGCTGGTATGTCAGGCGCAGCGGTCGCTGATGCCGGCGGCTTAGGCGCGATTGAAGTTAAAGCCATGCGCGAAAAAGGCTACGACGCCGGTTTTGCTGTCGGTGTCACAGCCGCTTCTTCTACCATAGGCCCTATCATTCCACCCAGTTTACCTATTATTATTTATGGTGTTATGGCTGGCGCTTCAATTGGCCAACTGTTTGCTGCAGGTTTGATCCCGGGTTTGCTAATGGCATTAGCCTTAATGGCGATGATTGCTTGGTATGCCAAAAAACGTAACTACCCTAAAGATCACGCATTTTCGGTTAGTAACTGCACAACTACGTTTCAACGCGCATTTTTATCGCTAATGACCCCAGCGATCATAATTGGTGGTATTTTGTTTGGTATTTTCACCGCCACTGAAGCCGCAATTGCCGCTACGGCCTATGCCCTGTTTTTAGGTACTGTGGTTTATAAAAGCTTAACCTTTAAAAAGTTTGTGGCGTTAAGTATAGAGACCATAGAAACCACCAGCATCATCATGCTAATCATTGCTGGTGCGTCGATATTCTCTTGGGTATTAACCACCCAACATGTCACTGAAGATTTCACCCAATGGATGCTGGGCTTTACTGACAACAAAATCATGATCTTAATTTTGATCACCTTGATCCTGTTTGTTGTTGGCTGCTTTATGGAAACCATTGCCGCTATTACCATTTTAACCCCAGTGTTGTTACCCATTGCCATTAGCTTAGGCATAGATCCGGTTCACTTTGGGGTGGTTATGGTACTTAACTTAATGATAGGTTTATTGACGCCGCCGGTCGGCATGGTGTTGTATGTTTTATCTCGGGTTACCAAAGTGCCATTTGAAACCTGCGCTAAAGCCACAATCCCGTTCTTGATCCCGCTAGTATTGGTTTTGATTTTAGTCACATTTATTCCGCAACTCACCTTGTGGTTACCATCACTTCTTTACTAA
- a CDS encoding TRAP transporter small permease — protein sequence MQNDPLFDEQQDESAAENLRFEDYISLTLFWALALILFAQFFTRYVLNVPLGWSEEVARYLLILLAFAGSCIASRNNSHIGVTILHRYLSPKVKAIFQLAISMLSFAIVIALAVYAWQIVFLIEKHTLASLTVSLSWVYGLILLCLVLMAWRTLIVIRQDYAALKTTQGEG from the coding sequence ATGCAAAACGACCCATTATTTGATGAACAACAAGACGAAAGCGCAGCCGAGAACTTGCGCTTTGAAGACTATATAAGCTTGACCCTATTTTGGGCATTAGCCTTAATTTTATTTGCGCAATTTTTTACTCGCTACGTGTTAAACGTACCATTAGGTTGGTCAGAAGAAGTCGCGCGCTACCTACTCATTTTGCTGGCTTTTGCCGGTTCATGTATCGCCAGCCGTAACAATAGTCATATTGGCGTTACTATTTTACATCGCTATTTATCACCTAAGGTAAAGGCGATTTTTCAATTAGCGATCTCCATGCTTAGTTTCGCCATTGTGATCGCATTAGCCGTTTACGCTTGGCAAATCGTATTCCTAATAGAAAAACACACGCTAGCCTCGTTAACCGTATCCTTAAGTTGGGTTTATGGCTTAATTTTATTGTGCTTAGTATTAATGGCTTGGCGAACGCTAATTGTCATCCGCCAAGATTATGCAGCGCTTAAAACAACTCAAGGAGAAGGTTAA
- a CDS encoding sialic acid TRAP transporter substrate-binding protein SiaP produces the protein MLKIILVCLSILIGFTATAKPQKLLWGHVYESSEPLHKWSLWAAQEINKQSNGRFEIDVFPISILGKEAELNESLSLGIVDIIYTGTSFTSQIYAPFAVADMPYMFSGYQHWQAFSNSDLFTDLANGYAHETHGNQVLGNNYYGERHLTSNKPVADLASIKGMKIRVPNATIFKMFPLAVNANPTPIAFSEVYMALQQNVVDAQENPLPTIKAKKFYEVQSDINLTGHLLGSILTIMSGRTWQALNEQDKQLFASVLHQAAQRVSRDTRNNELALIDWFKQQGVNVHQVDKTPFREATLKMHAPFIEKVGQDNYQRLLALDPVSK, from the coding sequence ATGCTTAAAATAATTTTAGTCTGCCTGTCTATTTTGATAGGTTTTACCGCAACAGCCAAACCACAAAAACTCTTGTGGGGACACGTATATGAATCAAGTGAACCTTTGCACAAGTGGTCACTGTGGGCAGCGCAAGAGATCAATAAACAATCCAATGGTCGATTCGAAATTGATGTATTTCCAATTTCAATTCTAGGCAAAGAAGCTGAGCTCAACGAAAGCCTCAGTTTAGGAATTGTTGACATAATTTATACCGGCACCAGTTTTACCTCGCAAATTTATGCCCCTTTTGCGGTTGCCGATATGCCTTACATGTTTAGTGGTTATCAACATTGGCAAGCCTTTAGTAACAGTGATCTGTTTACTGATTTAGCAAACGGCTATGCACATGAAACCCATGGCAATCAAGTGTTAGGGAACAACTACTATGGTGAGCGTCATTTAACCTCAAACAAGCCCGTTGCCGATTTAGCCAGTATTAAAGGAATGAAAATTCGTGTGCCTAACGCCACCATTTTCAAAATGTTTCCACTGGCGGTTAATGCCAACCCGACCCCGATTGCCTTTTCTGAAGTGTATATGGCATTACAGCAAAATGTGGTGGACGCCCAAGAAAATCCATTACCCACCATTAAAGCCAAAAAGTTTTACGAAGTACAAAGCGACATTAACCTAACCGGTCATTTACTGGGCTCTATTTTAACCATTATGAGTGGCCGTACTTGGCAAGCATTAAACGAGCAAGATAAACAATTGTTTGCGTCTGTGTTACATCAGGCCGCACAACGTGTCTCGCGCGACACCCGCAATAATGAGCTGGCATTAATCGACTGGTTTAAGCAACAAGGCGTGAACGTACATCAAGTTGATAAAACACCATTTCGCGAAGCGACTTTAAAAATGCACGCCCCGTTTATCGAAAAAGTCGGCCAAGATAATTACCAGCGTTTGCTGGCTCTTGATCCTGTCTCTAAATAA
- a CDS encoding AraC family transcriptional regulator, giving the protein MRELKILLALSRYDYRTHRGVANFAAQHNWHLNCEMAINGNIPHGWKGDGIVSLLTDNNAVVDFVTHAGVPFVDLSILREDVIAPRVVADNHAIGTLAGEHFLSKSYKHFAYFSATDDKVATARKNAFFSCINDQALSISDWTMRNTQGSWADKTNRLVQHLKQAHYPTAIMATRDLDASMVLEACINHNIQVPEQIAIIGVDNNKLITNSIQVPLSSVNHNVERLGYEGAKLLQQILQGETPPRKNKLIMPQGVTTRRSTDCLAVNDSIVKQALGLMQQHFVNKHYSVERAAEACGVTRRTLDSKFKQELGHSVHTELQNMRMRAAKETLIHGHHSIFKIAEQCGFNTAQYFNHTFKQTYGKTPLNFRKQYQKH; this is encoded by the coding sequence ATGAGAGAGCTAAAAATATTACTCGCTTTATCCCGTTATGATTATCGAACGCATCGAGGTGTCGCTAATTTTGCCGCTCAACATAACTGGCATTTAAATTGTGAAATGGCCATAAACGGTAACATTCCGCATGGCTGGAAAGGTGATGGCATTGTTAGCTTATTAACCGACAATAATGCGGTTGTCGACTTTGTCACACACGCAGGTGTGCCCTTTGTTGATTTATCTATATTAAGAGAAGATGTTATCGCCCCGCGGGTCGTAGCAGATAACCACGCCATTGGCACACTCGCTGGCGAACATTTTTTATCAAAAAGCTATAAGCATTTTGCTTATTTTTCAGCGACGGATGACAAAGTCGCCACCGCTAGAAAAAACGCTTTTTTTAGTTGTATTAACGATCAAGCTTTGTCCATATCAGATTGGACAATGCGCAATACCCAAGGCAGCTGGGCTGATAAAACCAATCGATTAGTACAACATTTAAAGCAAGCTCATTACCCAACAGCTATCATGGCAACGCGTGATCTCGACGCAAGCATGGTGCTTGAAGCCTGTATAAACCATAACATTCAAGTACCTGAACAAATCGCCATTATCGGCGTTGACAACAATAAGTTAATCACCAACTCGATACAAGTGCCGCTATCCAGTGTTAACCATAACGTTGAACGCTTAGGCTATGAAGGCGCAAAACTGTTACAGCAAATTTTGCAAGGTGAAACGCCCCCCAGAAAAAATAAGTTAATTATGCCGCAAGGTGTAACAACACGCCGCAGCACAGATTGCTTAGCGGTCAACGATTCTATTGTTAAACAGGCGTTAGGATTAATGCAGCAACATTTTGTCAACAAGCATTATTCGGTAGAGAGAGCAGCAGAAGCCTGTGGTGTGACTCGTCGTACACTTGATAGCAAATTTAAACAAGAATTAGGCCATAGCGTGCATACTGAATTACAAAACATGCGAATGCGAGCCGCTAAAGAAACCCTAATTCACGGTCATCATTCTATTTTTAAAATAGCTGAGCAATGCGGTTTTAATACTGCTCAATATTTTAACCATACGTTTAAACAAACTTACGGCAAAACACCTCTCAATTTTCGCAAGCAATATCAAAAGCATTAG
- a CDS encoding glycoside hydrolase family 88/105 protein gives MKLYRKILISCISALSLNLTACATTSQNTLSTVEIAKDVQRVADWQIEHFRGKYSGRKKPHHIRDWTNGALYVGMLKWADISGDPRYQAWLKSIAERSEWDMHWRKYMADDHIIGQLHLDLYRRYNDAKMLEKTKARLDFIMENPSKEPITLDNYKHLQRWTWCDALFMGPPVWAKLSAITGEQKYNDWMFEEFKATTDHLYDADEALFYRDNSYIGKKVDGEKIFWSRGNGWVYAGLTLVMDELDPNTTQYAYYKDLFVKMSATLKRIQTEQGHWAMSLLNAKNYPTPETSGTSFFTYGMAWGINKGILKRDEYYPNIAKAWQSLTSHITQDGMLGYVQPIGAAPGDAWPNKTEVYGTGAFLAAGSELYKLLKGQLPVAIARSQKLDNAIAISNAALEQEYAKK, from the coding sequence ATGAAATTGTATAGAAAGATTTTGATCTCTTGTATTTCGGCCTTGTCATTAAATTTAACGGCTTGTGCTACAACATCGCAAAACACATTAAGCACAGTTGAAATAGCAAAAGATGTGCAAAGGGTAGCCGATTGGCAAATTGAACATTTTCGCGGTAAATACAGTGGCCGTAAAAAACCGCATCATATTCGTGATTGGACTAATGGTGCGCTTTATGTCGGTATGCTGAAATGGGCAGATATTTCGGGTGATCCGCGTTATCAAGCTTGGTTAAAGTCGATTGCCGAGCGCAGTGAGTGGGATATGCACTGGCGTAAATATATGGCGGATGATCATATTATTGGCCAGCTTCATCTGGATTTATATCGTCGCTATAACGATGCCAAGATGTTAGAAAAAACCAAAGCTCGCTTGGATTTTATTATGGAAAACCCAAGCAAAGAGCCAATTACCTTAGACAACTACAAGCATTTACAACGTTGGACTTGGTGTGATGCTTTATTTATGGGGCCGCCTGTCTGGGCCAAGTTGTCTGCTATTACAGGTGAGCAAAAATATAACGATTGGATGTTCGAAGAATTTAAAGCGACAACTGATCATTTATACGATGCTGATGAAGCGCTGTTTTATCGCGACAATAGTTATATTGGGAAAAAAGTGGATGGTGAAAAGATTTTTTGGTCGCGCGGAAATGGTTGGGTATACGCTGGCTTAACCTTAGTGATGGATGAGTTAGACCCTAATACTACCCAGTATGCTTACTACAAAGATCTGTTTGTCAAAATGTCAGCAACATTAAAGCGTATTCAAACTGAACAAGGTCACTGGGCCATGAGTTTGTTAAATGCTAAGAACTATCCAACTCCAGAAACCAGCGGCACTTCTTTCTTCACTTACGGTATGGCGTGGGGCATTAACAAAGGCATTTTAAAGCGCGATGAATATTACCCTAACATAGCTAAAGCTTGGCAATCGTTAACCAGTCATATCACTCAAGATGGCATGCTAGGTTATGTACAACCCATAGGCGCAGCGCCGGGCGATGCTTGGCCAAATAAAACTGAAGTTTATGGTACAGGGGCATTTTTAGCGGCCGGTAGCGAACTGTACAAATTATTAAAAGGTCAGCTACCTGTGGCTATCGCTCGCTCACAAAAACTTGATAACGCGATTGCTATTAGTAATGCCGCGTTGGAACAAGAATACGCGAAGAAGTAA
- the kduI gene encoding 5-dehydro-4-deoxy-D-glucuronate isomerase, whose translation MKVRYTLGRNEYSRMTTQELRDAFLVNTLFQEGMIELVYCEVERGILGSAVPTSQELVLEAGAELAADYFCQRREVGVLNIGAAGKISVDGNNYTMNKLDCLYIGRGAKNIRFSSDDASQPAKFYILSYPAHTSYPTTHASQQDANPLQLGTVEDSNQRTIFQYIHPNGIQSCQLVMGYTALKPGSVWNTMPAHTHERRTEVYMYFDVSPDNAVFHFMGPQDETRHIAVHNQQAVISPMWSIHSGCGTQAYSFCWGMGGENQRFDDMDHIAKTALR comes from the coding sequence ATGAAAGTTAGATATACCCTAGGTCGAAACGAATACAGTCGCATGACTACCCAAGAACTGCGCGATGCATTTTTGGTAAACACGCTATTTCAGGAAGGGATGATTGAGCTCGTCTATTGTGAAGTAGAACGTGGCATTTTAGGCTCAGCAGTGCCGACCAGCCAAGAACTAGTACTTGAAGCTGGCGCAGAGTTAGCAGCGGATTATTTTTGCCAGCGACGTGAAGTCGGCGTATTAAACATAGGTGCAGCCGGTAAAATTAGCGTTGACGGTAACAACTATACAATGAATAAGCTAGATTGCTTATACATAGGACGAGGCGCTAAAAATATACGCTTTAGCAGTGATGATGCCAGCCAACCGGCTAAGTTTTATATTTTAAGTTACCCCGCTCACACTAGCTACCCAACTACGCATGCATCACAACAAGATGCTAACCCATTACAACTAGGTACGGTAGAAGACTCAAATCAACGGACAATTTTTCAATATATTCACCCTAACGGTATTCAAAGCTGCCAATTAGTTATGGGCTATACGGCGTTAAAACCGGGTAGTGTTTGGAACACTATGCCTGCGCATACACATGAGCGTCGCACCGAAGTGTATATGTATTTTGATGTATCGCCTGACAACGCGGTGTTTCACTTTATGGGCCCGCAAGACGAGACTCGTCATATTGCGGTGCATAACCAACAAGCGGTGATCTCACCTATGTGGTCAATTCATTCAGGTTGTGGCACTCAAGCTTATAGTTTTTGTTGGGGCATGGGTGGTGAAAATCAACGTTTTGACGATATGGATCATATTGCTAAAACCGCTCTTAGATAG
- a CDS encoding BNR-4 repeat-containing protein encodes MVKAVKQFRLSAILAGALSVAAPFVSLAEPVVLNDNAGWCWYQDERVIVHNNKLFFASVASIIGKDGDKRSGNIEVGSYDLSGKSSPVVSIMHDGLEDDDHNVPALLALPDDNVLAVYSKHNTDYMVRYRITNGSDNLDSWQDEVAMKRKDKVTYANVMRLSEENNGKGRIYNFYRGINFNPTFDTSDDNGKTWSKGTHFIKNKGRPYVKYIANNKDEIHFVTTEQHPRVFDNSIYHGYIKAGKIYKSDGSFIQNISDGPIAPTVLTKVYQGGKDNVAWTTDLHLDENGLPFTVFSVQMNDGNKNRWKGEKHGDDMRYYFAKWVEPSWWQFGKEAGWQVNEIAYAGSRLYDKEQDYTGLAALNPQNANEIVISTNANPDTGEPLISQADGKRHWELFKGTSSDNGKSFKWAALTKNSTEDHLRPVIPINTESDDMYLTWMRGKYVSYIKIDTELVMAKNPQPVE; translated from the coding sequence ATGGTTAAGGCAGTAAAGCAGTTTCGATTATCGGCTATATTAGCGGGTGCGCTAAGCGTCGCCGCTCCTTTTGTTAGTTTGGCTGAACCTGTGGTGTTAAATGATAACGCCGGTTGGTGTTGGTATCAGGATGAGCGGGTTATTGTTCATAATAACAAACTTTTCTTTGCGTCGGTCGCGAGCATCATAGGTAAAGACGGTGACAAGCGCAGTGGCAATATTGAAGTCGGCAGTTACGATTTATCCGGTAAATCGTCTCCTGTGGTAAGCATTATGCACGATGGTTTGGAAGATGATGACCATAATGTCCCTGCTTTACTTGCTCTACCGGATGACAATGTACTGGCGGTGTATTCCAAACATAACACTGATTATATGGTGCGTTATAGGATCACAAACGGCAGTGATAATTTAGATTCATGGCAGGATGAAGTGGCCATGAAGCGTAAAGATAAAGTGACTTACGCCAATGTGATGCGTTTAAGTGAAGAAAATAATGGCAAGGGTCGCATTTATAATTTTTATCGCGGCATCAACTTTAACCCGACTTTTGATACCTCAGATGACAATGGTAAAACTTGGTCTAAAGGCACGCACTTTATTAAAAATAAAGGTCGCCCTTATGTGAAGTATATTGCTAACAACAAAGACGAAATTCACTTTGTGACCACAGAGCAGCATCCACGCGTATTTGATAACAGCATTTACCATGGTTATATCAAAGCCGGAAAAATATACAAAAGCGATGGTTCGTTTATTCAAAATATCAGTGATGGGCCGATTGCCCCAACCGTATTAACTAAAGTCTATCAAGGTGGTAAAGACAACGTAGCGTGGACAACAGACTTACACCTAGATGAAAATGGTTTGCCATTTACTGTGTTCTCAGTCCAAATGAATGACGGGAATAAAAATCGCTGGAAGGGTGAAAAGCACGGTGATGACATGCGTTATTACTTTGCAAAATGGGTAGAGCCAAGTTGGTGGCAGTTTGGTAAAGAAGCGGGTTGGCAGGTTAATGAAATTGCCTATGCCGGATCACGCCTATATGACAAAGAGCAAGATTACACTGGCCTAGCTGCGTTAAATCCGCAAAACGCTAACGAAATTGTTATCTCTACCAATGCTAACCCAGATACAGGTGAACCGTTAATTAGTCAAGCTGATGGAAAGCGCCATTGGGAGCTATTTAAAGGCACATCTAGCGATAACGGCAAAAGCTTTAAATGGGCAGCCTTAACTAAAAATTCGACTGAAGACCATTTACGCCCTGTGATCCCAATTAATACAGAAAGCGACGATATGTATTTAACTTGGATGCGCGGTAAATACGTTTCTTATATCAAAATTGATACAGAATTGGTGATGGCTAAAAACCCACAGCCCGTTGAGTAA
- a CDS encoding aldo/keto reductase — MQYLPLGTSGLSVSKVCLGTMTWGVQNTQADADQQLAYALNKGVNFVDTAEMYAIPPTAETYGKTESIIGDWLSRNSARRKDIILATKIAGNGLPWIRNRGDITGQAVIQAVDNSLKRLQTDYIDLYQLHWPNRTSPHFAKHMPGKIRFSDVDTAAHEAQMLDILQGIDTCIKAGKIRHFGLSDDTTWGIKTYLELSKTHDLPRVVSIQNEFSLLHAKDWPYLIEHCVHEQIAYLPWSPLAAGALSGKYIDGARPEGSRWTFMQRNGNFRDTENSNAAIKAYAQVAQDHGLSLTTLALAWCNQVDGVTSSIIGATKMSQLQEDIDAFSVTLSEQALADVAAVFKQYPVPF; from the coding sequence ATGCAATATTTACCTTTAGGAACCAGTGGCTTATCTGTGTCAAAAGTCTGTTTAGGCACCATGACATGGGGTGTACAAAACACCCAAGCTGATGCTGATCAACAACTTGCTTACGCACTTAATAAGGGTGTTAATTTTGTTGATACCGCAGAGATGTATGCGATACCGCCGACCGCAGAAACTTATGGTAAAACCGAGTCCATCATTGGCGATTGGTTAAGCCGTAACTCAGCTCGCCGCAAAGATATTATACTGGCGACTAAGATAGCCGGTAATGGTCTACCTTGGATCCGCAATCGTGGCGATATTACCGGCCAAGCTGTTATTCAAGCGGTAGATAATTCGCTTAAACGTTTGCAAACGGATTACATCGATTTATATCAATTGCATTGGCCAAATCGAACATCGCCGCATTTTGCTAAACATATGCCAGGTAAAATCCGTTTTTCTGATGTTGATACAGCAGCTCATGAAGCACAAATGCTAGACATTCTGCAAGGGATCGACACTTGTATTAAGGCCGGAAAAATCCGCCATTTTGGTTTGTCAGATGACACGACGTGGGGCATTAAAACTTACCTCGAGTTGAGCAAAACCCATGATCTACCACGTGTGGTTTCTATCCAAAATGAATTTAGCTTACTGCATGCCAAAGATTGGCCTTATTTGATTGAGCATTGCGTACATGAACAAATTGCTTATCTTCCTTGGTCACCCTTAGCCGCTGGGGCATTAAGTGGTAAGTATATTGATGGCGCCCGCCCAGAAGGTAGTCGATGGACTTTTATGCAAAGAAACGGCAACTTCCGCGATACCGAAAACTCTAACGCGGCGATCAAAGCCTATGCGCAAGTAGCACAAGATCATGGCTTGAGTTTAACGACCTTAGCACTAGCTTGGTGTAACCAAGTGGATGGCGTGACATCTAGCATTATTGGCGCGACAAAAATGTCACAATTACAGGAAGATATCGACGCGTTTTCGGTGACGCTAAGTGAGCAGGCGCTAGCAGATGTAGCCGCAGTGTTTAAGCAATATCCGGTGCCTTTCTAG
- a CDS encoding IS110 family RNA-guided transposase has product MKAFTGIDVGKDKLDVCWLRDVITNKKKTKVLKNTSQGHEALAEWLLKNTGLTPQEIVITVEPTGVYSEPLMYFLHAKGFILQQANPGKAHKYAQALDLVHKTDKSDSIMLARYGHDRRHSLSHWQPEPKEFRELRAMLRRLQALEKDLQREENRFEAADFSGTSKRVIESLENMIAALKEEIDNLTEEIDDHIDRHPNLGKNRDFLLTIKGVGPVISRNMVSLFASKDFKNAKQLSAYLGLIPKLKESGKQAGKTTLSKDGPSYIREKLYMAAVVASQHNPDIKAQKARLLAKGKTKMQALGAAMRKLAQICFGVVKTQTNYQPQVT; this is encoded by the coding sequence ATGAAGGCTTTTACAGGCATTGATGTTGGTAAAGATAAATTAGACGTGTGTTGGCTTCGTGATGTCATCACAAATAAAAAGAAAACAAAGGTGTTAAAAAACACTTCTCAAGGCCATGAAGCGTTAGCAGAATGGTTACTGAAAAATACAGGCTTAACACCTCAAGAGATTGTTATCACCGTTGAACCTACTGGGGTTTATAGTGAACCCTTGATGTATTTTTTACATGCTAAAGGCTTTATTTTACAACAAGCTAATCCTGGTAAAGCACACAAGTATGCTCAAGCCTTAGATTTGGTTCACAAGACAGATAAATCAGACTCGATAATGCTGGCTAGGTATGGTCATGACAGACGGCACTCTTTATCTCATTGGCAGCCAGAGCCCAAGGAATTCAGAGAGTTAAGAGCTATGTTGCGCCGATTACAAGCATTAGAGAAGGATTTACAACGTGAAGAAAACCGATTTGAGGCGGCTGACTTTTCAGGTACATCAAAACGTGTAATTGAATCATTAGAAAACATGATTGCAGCGTTAAAAGAAGAAATTGATAATCTAACAGAAGAGATTGACGATCATATTGACCGTCACCCCAATTTAGGAAAAAACAGAGATTTCTTATTAACTATCAAAGGTGTGGGCCCTGTTATTTCCAGGAACATGGTGAGCTTATTCGCCAGTAAAGACTTCAAGAACGCTAAGCAATTATCGGCTTATTTGGGGTTAATTCCTAAGCTGAAAGAGTCCGGTAAGCAAGCTGGAAAAACGACTCTGAGCAAAGACGGTCCGAGTTACATAAGAGAAAAATTGTATATGGCAGCAGTTGTTGCTAGCCAGCATAATCCAGATATAAAGGCACAGAAAGCACGCTTATTGGCCAAAGGAAAAACGAAAATGCAAGCCTTAGGCGCAGCGATGCGAAAGCTTGCACAAATATGTTTTGGCGTAGTCAAAACACAAACAAATTATCAGCCTCAAGTAACATAA